A single region of the Paraburkholderia sprentiae WSM5005 genome encodes:
- the tcdA gene encoding tRNA cyclic N6-threonylcarbamoyladenosine(37) synthase TcdA, producing the protein MSSTTAQSDLTTSLDANEMADRARRFGGIARLYGAPALAAFEGAHVAVIGIGGVGSWVAEALARSALGTLTLIDLDNVAESNTNRQIHALDGNYGKPKVEAMAERIAAINPHCDVRLIEDFVEPDNFAATLGAGFDYVIDAIDSVRTKTALIAWCVERKQPLITVGGAGGQLDPTRIRIDDLALTIQDPLLSKVRGQLRKQHGFPRGPKAKFRVSAVYSDEPLIYPEAAVCDIDEEAEHVSTSPGHTGPVGLNCAGFGSSVCVTASFGFAAAAYVLRELAKQAAV; encoded by the coding sequence ATGTCCAGCACCACCGCGCAATCCGATCTTACTACCAGCCTCGACGCGAATGAAATGGCCGACCGCGCGCGCCGTTTCGGCGGCATCGCGCGCCTGTATGGCGCGCCGGCGCTCGCCGCGTTCGAAGGCGCGCACGTCGCGGTGATCGGCATCGGCGGGGTGGGATCGTGGGTCGCGGAGGCGCTTGCGCGCAGCGCGCTCGGCACGCTGACGCTGATCGATCTCGACAACGTGGCGGAAAGCAACACGAACCGGCAGATTCACGCGCTCGACGGCAACTACGGAAAACCGAAAGTCGAAGCGATGGCCGAGCGCATCGCGGCGATCAATCCGCACTGCGACGTGCGGCTGATCGAAGACTTCGTCGAGCCGGACAATTTCGCGGCGACGCTCGGCGCAGGCTTCGACTATGTGATCGACGCGATCGACAGCGTGCGCACCAAGACCGCGCTGATCGCGTGGTGCGTCGAGCGCAAGCAGCCGCTGATCACGGTCGGCGGCGCGGGCGGTCAGCTCGACCCGACCCGTATCCGCATCGACGATCTCGCGCTGACGATCCAGGACCCGCTGCTCTCGAAGGTGCGCGGGCAGCTGCGCAAACAGCATGGCTTTCCGCGTGGGCCGAAGGCGAAGTTCAGGGTGAGCGCCGTGTATTCCGACGAGCCGCTGATCTATCCGGAAGCGGCCGTGTGCGATATCGATGAAGAAGCCGAGCACGTGAGCACGTCACCGGGGCACACGGGGCCGGTCGGCCTGAATTGCGCGGGGTTTGGGTCGAGCGTGTGCGTGACCGCGAGCTTTGGTTTTGCGGCTGCGGCGTACGTGTTGCGGGAGTTGGCGAAGCAGGCGGCGGTTTAG
- a CDS encoding pirin family protein, with protein sequence MTSSIKAVLKPHLRDIGNLTVRRVLPAMAARLVGPFIFFDHMGPATLEPGTGLDVRPHPHIGLATVTYLFDGAIMHRDSLGSEQKIVPGDVNWMTAGRGIVHSERTPPEDRARAQKIHGIQTWVALPLADEDIEPSFAHHAAATLPVVERNGVTLRVIAGTAFGAVAPVATFSGTLYVAADFTPGSAFALEPEHEERGVYLVEGDLEIDGTPLEAGAMALLALDETVTLASTHGARVMLLGGEKLDGERFIEWNFVASSREKIEAAKLAWTNQEMGQVPGETDWIALPQRK encoded by the coding sequence ATGACTTCGTCGATCAAAGCCGTCCTCAAACCGCACTTGCGCGACATCGGCAATCTGACCGTGCGGCGCGTGCTGCCGGCGATGGCGGCGCGCCTCGTCGGCCCATTCATCTTCTTCGACCATATGGGCCCCGCGACGCTCGAACCGGGCACCGGCCTCGACGTGCGCCCTCACCCGCACATCGGCCTCGCGACCGTCACCTATCTGTTCGACGGCGCGATCATGCATCGCGACAGCCTCGGCTCCGAGCAAAAGATCGTCCCGGGCGACGTCAACTGGATGACCGCCGGGCGCGGCATCGTCCATTCGGAGCGCACGCCGCCGGAAGATCGCGCGCGCGCGCAGAAGATTCACGGCATCCAGACCTGGGTCGCGCTGCCGCTCGCCGACGAAGATATCGAGCCGTCGTTCGCGCATCATGCGGCGGCAACCTTGCCGGTGGTCGAGCGCAACGGCGTGACGCTGCGCGTGATCGCGGGCACCGCGTTCGGCGCGGTGGCGCCGGTCGCGACTTTTTCGGGCACGCTATACGTCGCCGCCGACTTCACGCCGGGCAGCGCGTTTGCGCTCGAGCCCGAGCACGAGGAGCGCGGCGTGTACCTCGTGGAAGGCGATCTCGAGATCGACGGCACGCCGCTCGAAGCGGGCGCGATGGCCTTGCTTGCACTCGACGAAACCGTCACGCTCGCGAGCACGCACGGCGCGCGCGTGATGTTGCTGGGCGGCGAGAAGCTCGACGGCGAGCGCTTCATCGAATGGAATTTCGTCGCGAGCTCGCGCGAGAAGATCGAAGCCGCGAAGCTCGCGTGGACCAATCAGGAAATGGGCCAGGTGCCCGGCGAAACCGACTGGATTGCGCTGCCGCAGCGCAAGTGA
- a CDS encoding methylated-DNA--[protein]-cysteine S-methyltransferase, giving the protein MFNAVIDAPFGKIGIRLEGEAMREIVYLPESTRNVAPTTPLAREAAEQIERYFEHASAKFELPLAECGTAFQRRVWRAITEIPPGVVLTYGELAKQLGSVPRAVGQACGANFFPIVIPCHRVVSASGIGGFAHDGGDGFFRNVKRWLLAHEGVPFA; this is encoded by the coding sequence ATGTTCAACGCAGTAATCGATGCGCCGTTCGGCAAGATCGGCATCCGGCTCGAAGGCGAGGCCATGCGCGAGATCGTCTATCTGCCCGAGTCGACGCGCAACGTCGCGCCCACGACGCCGCTCGCGCGCGAGGCTGCCGAACAGATCGAGCGGTACTTCGAACACGCGTCCGCGAAGTTCGAGCTGCCGCTTGCCGAGTGCGGCACCGCGTTCCAGCGACGCGTTTGGCGCGCGATCACCGAGATCCCGCCCGGCGTCGTGCTGACCTACGGAGAACTCGCGAAGCAGCTCGGTAGCGTCCCGCGCGCGGTCGGCCAGGCGTGCGGCGCGAATTTCTTTCCGATCGTGATTCCGTGTCACCGCGTGGTGAGTGCGAGCGGCATCGGCGGCTTCGCGCACGATGGCGGCGATGGCTTCTTTCGCAACGTGAAGCGCTGGCTACTCGCGCATGAAGGCGTGCCCTTCGCATGA
- the trxA gene encoding thioredoxin, giving the protein MDTTLATFEQDVINASMLAPVLVDFWAPWCGPCKSLGPMLEKLETEAAGKWKLVKVNVDENHELAAHFQVRSIPHVIAFADGQPVDQFIGVLPEGQLREFLDRLVPQGAPAARIEAQTALAEGRRDDAYDLLQAALAYDPGFDDARMDRIELLLEDNRIDEARNEVELLSPKTTQGIDARFNAIKTRLDAVDAAADLPPTDALEARVAGNPDDLEARFDLANAFIARRKYAQALEHLLAIVQRDRAFRDDIGRKTMLSVFDLAAHQPELVAQWRRKLSASLY; this is encoded by the coding sequence ATGGACACCACTCTGGCCACTTTCGAACAGGACGTCATCAACGCGTCGATGCTGGCCCCCGTGCTGGTCGATTTCTGGGCGCCGTGGTGCGGCCCCTGCAAGAGTCTCGGCCCGATGCTCGAAAAGCTCGAAACCGAAGCCGCCGGCAAATGGAAGCTCGTGAAGGTCAACGTGGACGAGAACCACGAACTGGCCGCGCACTTCCAGGTGCGCAGCATTCCGCACGTGATCGCGTTCGCCGACGGTCAGCCTGTCGATCAGTTCATCGGCGTGCTGCCGGAAGGACAGCTGCGCGAGTTCCTCGACCGGCTCGTGCCGCAGGGTGCGCCGGCCGCGCGCATCGAAGCGCAGACCGCGCTCGCCGAAGGCCGCCGCGACGACGCCTACGACCTGCTGCAAGCGGCGCTCGCATACGACCCGGGCTTCGACGACGCGCGCATGGACCGCATCGAGTTGCTGCTCGAAGACAACCGCATCGACGAGGCCCGCAACGAAGTCGAGCTGCTGTCGCCGAAAACCACGCAAGGCATCGACGCGCGTTTCAACGCAATCAAGACGCGACTCGACGCGGTGGACGCCGCCGCGGATCTGCCGCCCACCGATGCGCTCGAAGCGCGCGTCGCGGGCAATCCCGACGATCTGGAAGCGCGCTTCGATCTCGCGAATGCGTTTATCGCACGACGCAAATACGCGCAGGCGCTCGAACATCTGCTCGCGATCGTGCAGCGCGACCGCGCGTTCCGCGACGATATCGGCCGCAAGACGATGTTGTCGGTGTTCGATCTGGCCGCGCATCAGCCGGAGCTGGTAGCGCAATGGCGACGTAAGCTGAGCGCGTCGTTGTATTGA
- a CDS encoding N-acetylmuramoyl-L-alanine amidase translates to MSRKMLIKPFHSIESAAGATHNWRRRQILRAGASTLVLGLVAPRLAFASSVLGVRVWPARDYTRVTIESDQPLQNTQQLLQGPDRLVVDLNGLDLDQALKDLVSKITPNDPQISSVRVGQYQPHVVRMVFDLKGSVKPQVFALPPVGAYKYRLVFDLYPAVAPDPLMDLLAQTERKQQALDEENSAPPAALAGPGTAPPADNSDAFFERYAQNGGAGNGTAGVPHPPTHGSTAPSAPVIAGRQATPAAPLSPPTSIARNKGGSAKGNGAAQGPDNDNLANGDGTYAFTTPKSSRSNTVRLLTVAIDPGHGGEDPGAIGGGGTYEKHVALDIAKKLRAKIDAQPNMRAMMTRDADFFVPLNVRVQKARRVGADLFVSIHADAFTTPEAKGSSVFALSEHGASSAAARWMANKENSSDVIGGINIKSDDATVNRALFDMSTTAQIRDSMRYGNFVLKEIGDINKLHKGSVEQAGFAVLKAPDIPSILVETAFISNPDEERRLNDDAYRDRMANAILTGIKRYFAANPPLAKSRMT, encoded by the coding sequence ATGTCTCGAAAGATGTTAATCAAACCGTTCCACTCGATCGAATCGGCAGCGGGCGCAACGCATAACTGGCGGCGTCGGCAGATCCTGCGCGCCGGTGCGTCGACACTCGTGCTTGGCCTCGTCGCGCCGCGTCTCGCATTTGCGAGCTCAGTGCTCGGCGTGCGCGTGTGGCCCGCGCGCGACTACACGCGCGTGACGATCGAATCCGATCAGCCGCTGCAGAACACGCAGCAACTGCTGCAGGGACCTGACCGGCTCGTCGTCGACCTGAACGGCCTCGATCTCGACCAGGCGCTCAAGGACCTGGTGTCGAAGATCACGCCGAACGATCCGCAAATTTCGTCGGTGCGGGTCGGGCAGTATCAGCCGCACGTGGTACGCATGGTGTTCGACCTGAAGGGTTCGGTGAAGCCGCAGGTGTTCGCGCTGCCACCGGTCGGCGCGTACAAGTACCGGCTCGTGTTCGACCTGTATCCGGCCGTCGCGCCCGATCCGCTGATGGACCTGCTCGCGCAGACCGAGCGCAAGCAGCAGGCGCTCGACGAAGAAAACAGCGCGCCGCCCGCGGCGCTCGCCGGCCCCGGCACCGCGCCGCCGGCCGACAACAGCGACGCGTTCTTCGAGCGTTACGCGCAGAACGGCGGTGCGGGCAATGGCACCGCGGGCGTGCCGCATCCGCCCACGCATGGCAGCACGGCGCCGTCCGCGCCGGTCATTGCGGGCAGACAGGCAACGCCCGCCGCGCCATTGTCGCCGCCCACCTCGATCGCCCGCAACAAGGGTGGCAGCGCCAAGGGCAACGGCGCAGCGCAGGGCCCGGACAACGACAACCTCGCCAACGGCGACGGCACCTACGCGTTCACCACGCCGAAGTCGAGCCGCAGCAACACCGTGCGGCTGCTCACCGTCGCGATCGACCCGGGCCATGGCGGCGAGGACCCGGGCGCGATCGGCGGCGGCGGCACTTATGAGAAGCACGTCGCGCTCGACATCGCGAAGAAGCTGCGCGCGAAGATCGACGCGCAGCCGAACATGCGCGCGATGATGACGCGCGACGCCGACTTCTTCGTGCCGTTGAACGTGCGCGTGCAGAAGGCGCGCCGCGTCGGCGCGGACCTGTTCGTGTCGATCCACGCGGACGCGTTCACGACGCCCGAGGCGAAGGGCTCGTCGGTGTTCGCGCTGTCGGAGCACGGCGCGTCGAGCGCGGCCGCGCGCTGGATGGCGAACAAGGAGAACTCGTCGGATGTGATCGGCGGCATCAACATCAAGTCCGACGACGCCACGGTGAACCGCGCGCTGTTCGACATGTCGACCACCGCGCAGATTCGCGACTCGATGCGCTACGGCAACTTCGTGCTCAAAGAAATCGGCGACATCAACAAGCTGCACAAGGGCTCGGTCGAGCAGGCCGGCTTCGCGGTGCTGAAGGCGCCGGACATTCCGTCGATCCTCGTCGAGACCGCGTTCATCAGCAATCCGGACGAAGAGCGCCGCCTGAACGACGACGCGTATCGCGACCGGATGGCCAACGCGATTCTGACCGGCATCAAGCGCTATTTTGCGGCGAATCCGCCGCTCGCGAAGAGCCGAATGACGTGA
- a CDS encoding SAM-dependent methyltransferase produces the protein MFWEKKLAQWVEDVKATANLPARLVLWDGQQHDFGQFAAPRVTLHVKSATALPYLLEPSLDNLGEAYVKGKIDIEGKLSDIINIGYQLARSTVTSAGKLARVRRYFNHSKTSDKKAIQYHYDVSNEFYKLWLDENMVYSCAYFETGTEDLATAQLKKIDHILTKIQLQPGQRLLDIGCGWGALVLRAAQKFGAKCVGVTLSQNQFDLATARVKAAGLENQIEIRLQDYRDVQGQFDRITSVGMFEHVGRKNLPGYFQKMHDLLADEGIAMNHGITSSDADSGETALGGGEFIDRYVFPDGELPHISLALESMQRGGLEPVDVESLRRHYAHTLDIWAENFEAHADEARSLVDDEKFRIWRVYLAGCAYAFENDDVSIFQVVCRKAGRSAKTLPWSRRYMYEKPL, from the coding sequence ATGTTCTGGGAGAAAAAGCTGGCGCAGTGGGTTGAAGATGTCAAAGCCACCGCTAACCTGCCCGCACGCCTCGTGCTGTGGGACGGTCAGCAACACGACTTCGGGCAGTTCGCCGCGCCCCGGGTCACGCTACACGTGAAGAGTGCAACCGCGCTGCCCTATCTGCTCGAGCCGAGCCTCGACAATCTCGGCGAAGCCTATGTCAAGGGCAAGATCGACATCGAGGGCAAGCTGTCGGACATCATCAATATCGGCTATCAGCTCGCGCGCAGCACGGTGACGAGCGCCGGCAAGCTCGCGCGCGTGCGGCGCTACTTCAATCATTCGAAGACGTCGGACAAAAAGGCCATCCAGTATCACTACGACGTGTCGAACGAGTTCTACAAGCTGTGGCTCGACGAGAACATGGTCTACTCGTGCGCGTACTTCGAGACCGGCACCGAAGACCTCGCGACCGCGCAACTGAAGAAAATCGATCACATTCTGACCAAAATCCAGCTGCAGCCGGGGCAGCGTCTGCTCGACATCGGCTGCGGCTGGGGCGCGCTCGTGCTGCGCGCCGCGCAGAAGTTCGGCGCGAAGTGCGTGGGGGTTACGCTGTCGCAGAATCAGTTCGATCTCGCCACCGCGCGCGTGAAAGCGGCGGGCCTCGAGAACCAGATCGAAATCCGTCTGCAGGACTATCGCGATGTGCAGGGGCAGTTCGACCGCATCACGAGCGTCGGCATGTTCGAGCACGTCGGCCGCAAGAATCTGCCCGGCTATTTCCAGAAGATGCACGATCTGCTCGCCGACGAAGGCATCGCGATGAACCACGGCATCACGTCGAGCGACGCCGATAGCGGCGAAACCGCGCTCGGCGGCGGCGAATTCATCGACCGCTACGTGTTCCCGGACGGCGAACTGCCGCATATCAGCCTCGCGCTGGAATCGATGCAACGCGGTGGGCTCGAACCGGTTGACGTCGAAAGCTTGCGCCGTCACTATGCGCACACGCTCGACATCTGGGCCGAGAATTTCGAAGCGCATGCGGACGAAGCCCGCAGTCTCGTCGACGACGAGAAATTCCGCATCTGGCGCGTGTACCTGGCGGGCTGCGCGTATGCGTTCGAAAACGACGACGTGTCGATTTTCCAGGTGGTGTGCCGCAAAGCCGGCCGCAGCGCGAAAACCCTGCCGTGGTCGCGCCGCTACATGTACGAAAAACCGCTGTGA
- the pdxH gene encoding pyridoxamine 5'-phosphate oxidase — protein MISLAELRKNYSLGSLDVADVNHDPFRQFDTWFQQAIDAKLPEPNAMTLATVDARGRPSARIVLIKGVDDRGFVFFTNYESRKGRELSANPYASLLFHWIELERQVRIEGRVVKTSEADSDAYFASRPLGSRIGAWASNQSQVIESRSQLEVREREISLQYGDDPPRPPHWGGYRLVPDAIEFWQGRPSRLHDRLLYTRTQESANWQIARLSP, from the coding sequence ATGATCTCACTCGCCGAGCTTCGAAAAAATTACTCGCTGGGCTCACTGGACGTTGCCGACGTCAACCACGATCCGTTCCGTCAATTCGACACGTGGTTCCAGCAGGCAATCGACGCCAAGCTGCCCGAGCCGAATGCGATGACGCTGGCCACGGTCGACGCGCGCGGCCGCCCATCGGCACGCATCGTGCTCATCAAGGGCGTGGACGATCGCGGTTTCGTGTTCTTCACTAATTACGAGAGCCGCAAAGGCCGCGAGCTGAGCGCGAACCCCTACGCGAGCCTGCTGTTTCACTGGATCGAACTCGAGCGCCAGGTACGCATCGAGGGCCGCGTCGTCAAAACGAGCGAGGCAGACAGTGACGCCTATTTCGCGTCGCGTCCGCTCGGCTCGCGCATCGGCGCATGGGCATCGAATCAGAGTCAGGTGATTGAAAGCCGTTCGCAGCTCGAAGTACGCGAACGCGAAATCAGCCTGCAATACGGCGACGATCCTCCGCGTCCGCCGCACTGGGGCGGCTACCGTCTGGTGCCCGACGCGATCGAATTCTGGCAGGGACGGCCGTCGCGGCTGCACGATCGTCTGCTTTACACGCGCACGCAAGAAAGCGCCAACTGGCAGATCGCACGCCTGTCGCCCTGA
- the xerD gene encoding site-specific tyrosine recombinase XerD, translating to MSTSAAPDTAAQVEHTVVDSPLLITSSASIDAFCDALWLEHGLSRNTLDAYRRDLRLFGEWLAHTRNASLDIASEADLSAYSAARQKDKATSANRRLSVFRRYYAWAVREHRAAADPTLRIRSAKQPPRFPSTLSEAQVEALLGAPDIDTPLGLRDRTMLELMYASGLRVTELVTLKTVEVGLNEGVVRVTGKGSKERLVPFGEEAHGWIERYLCDARPALLGPRAADALFVTARAEGMTRQQFWNIIKRHAQAAGIHAPLSPHTLRHAFATHLLNHGADLRVVQLLLGHTDISTTQIYTHVARERLKSLHAQHHPRG from the coding sequence ATGAGCACGAGCGCCGCACCCGATACCGCTGCACAGGTCGAACACACGGTCGTCGACTCACCGCTGCTAATCACCTCCTCCGCCTCGATCGACGCGTTCTGCGACGCGCTGTGGCTCGAACACGGCCTATCGCGCAACACGCTCGACGCGTATCGCCGCGACTTGCGCCTCTTTGGCGAATGGCTCGCGCACACCCGCAATGCGTCGCTCGACATCGCCAGCGAAGCCGACCTGAGCGCCTACAGCGCGGCGCGGCAAAAGGACAAGGCGACTTCGGCGAACCGTCGGCTGTCGGTGTTTCGCCGCTATTACGCGTGGGCGGTGCGCGAGCATCGCGCGGCCGCCGACCCGACCTTGCGCATCCGCTCGGCGAAGCAGCCGCCGCGCTTTCCGTCGACGTTGAGCGAAGCGCAGGTCGAAGCGCTGCTCGGCGCGCCTGACATCGACACGCCGCTGGGCTTGCGCGATCGCACCATGCTCGAACTGATGTACGCAAGCGGTTTGCGGGTGACCGAACTGGTCACGCTGAAGACCGTCGAAGTGGGCTTGAACGAAGGCGTCGTGCGCGTCACCGGCAAAGGCTCGAAGGAGCGGCTGGTTCCGTTCGGCGAAGAAGCGCACGGGTGGATCGAGCGCTATCTGTGCGACGCGCGCCCGGCCCTGCTCGGCCCGCGCGCGGCCGATGCGCTATTCGTGACGGCACGCGCGGAAGGCATGACGCGCCAGCAGTTCTGGAACATCATCAAGCGACACGCGCAGGCGGCGGGGATCCATGCGCCGTTGTCGCCGCATACGTTGCGGCACGCGTTCGCGACGCACCTGCTTAATCACGGCGCGGATCTGCGCGTCGTGCAATTGCTGCTCGGCCACACCGATATTTCGACGACGCAGATCTATACGCACGTCGCGCGAGAGCGTCTGAAATCGCTGCATGCGCAGCATCATCCGCGCGGGTGA
- the queG gene encoding tRNA epoxyqueuosine(34) reductase QueG, with protein MNRSPKSPVSCTPASADDAARASGATSRLDEAALRALALDIKTWGRELGFGAIGISDTDLSAAEAPLAAWLEAGCHGEMDYMAKHGMKRARPAELVAGTRRVITARIAYLPALTLGADASERAPEGAAPGSPESLSQDVAQSASRPTPRARDWRAAEYARLADPSTAVVSIYARGRDYHKVMRQRLQQLADRIEAAIGPFGYRVFTDSAPVLEVELAQKAGIGWRGKHTLLLQRDAGSLFFLGEIYVDVPLPTDADTSPELAPETPGSHCGSCARCIGACPTGAIVAPYKVDARRCISYLTIELKGSIPLDMRPLIGNRVYGCDDCQLVCPWNKFAQAAPVADFDVRHGLDRASLVELFGWSAEDFDTRMQGSAIRRIGYESWLRNLAVGMGNALRAAPASLDADARAAIVRALRQRVDDPSGLVREHVEWALEAA; from the coding sequence ATGAACCGAAGTCCGAAGTCCCCTGTTTCCTGCACGCCCGCGTCGGCCGACGATGCCGCGCGAGCTTCTGGTGCAACGTCCCGTCTCGATGAAGCGGCGCTTCGTGCGCTCGCGCTCGACATCAAGACGTGGGGCCGTGAACTCGGTTTCGGAGCGATCGGCATCAGCGACACCGATCTGTCGGCCGCCGAAGCGCCGCTTGCAGCGTGGCTCGAAGCGGGATGCCACGGCGAGATGGATTATATGGCCAAACATGGCATGAAACGCGCGCGGCCGGCCGAGCTTGTGGCCGGCACGCGACGCGTGATCACCGCGCGCATCGCCTATTTGCCTGCGCTGACGCTGGGTGCAGATGCGTCGGAACGGGCGCCTGAAGGCGCCGCTCCAGGCTCGCCTGAAAGCCTGTCGCAAGACGTGGCGCAATCCGCGTCACGGCCGACCCCCCGCGCGCGCGATTGGCGCGCGGCCGAGTACGCGCGGCTCGCGGACCCGTCGACGGCGGTCGTGTCGATTTATGCGCGCGGCCGCGACTATCACAAGGTGATGCGTCAGCGCCTGCAACAACTGGCCGACCGGATCGAGGCGGCGATCGGGCCGTTCGGCTATCGCGTGTTCACCGATTCGGCGCCGGTGCTCGAAGTCGAACTCGCGCAGAAAGCCGGCATCGGCTGGCGCGGCAAGCACACGTTGCTGCTGCAGCGCGACGCCGGCTCGCTGTTTTTCCTCGGCGAGATCTATGTCGACGTGCCGTTGCCAACCGACGCCGACACCTCGCCCGAGCTCGCGCCCGAGACGCCGGGCTCGCATTGCGGCAGTTGCGCGCGCTGCATCGGCGCCTGTCCGACCGGTGCGATCGTTGCACCGTACAAGGTCGACGCGCGGCGCTGCATCTCGTATCTGACGATCGAGCTGAAGGGCAGTATTCCGCTCGACATGCGCCCGCTGATCGGCAATCGGGTGTATGGCTGCGATGACTGTCAGCTCGTGTGTCCATGGAACAAGTTCGCGCAAGCCGCGCCGGTCGCCGACTTCGACGTGCGGCATGGGCTCGATCGCGCGTCGCTGGTCGAGCTGTTCGGGTGGAGCGCAGAAGACTTCGATACGCGCATGCAGGGCAGCGCGATTCGCCGCATCGGTTACGAGAGCTGGCTGCGCAATCTCGCGGTCGGCATGGGCAACGCGTTGCGCGCCGCGCCCGCGAGTCTTGACGCCGATGCGCGCGCCGCGATCGTGCGGGCGTTGAGGCAGCGTGTCGACGATCCGTCCGGGCTCGTGCGCGAGCATGTGGAGTGGGCGCTCGAAGCGGCGTAA
- a CDS encoding EamA family transporter: MSPRDLLLALIVVIAWGVNFVVIKVGLHGVPPMLLGALRFSLAAVPAVFFVRRPQIAWRWLFAYGATISFGQFAFLFSAMYVGMPAGLASLVLQAQAFFTLMFAALFLHERLRLPNVAGLLIAAAGLAVIGLRGGHTMSLAGFVLTLCAACMWALGNIVTKKVGKIDLVGLVVWGSLIPPLPFFAASFVFEGPREIVAALTGISALSIFAIVYLAFIATLIGYGLWSRLLSRYPASQVAPFSLLVPIIGLASASLLLGEQLSATQVAGALLVLAGLAVNVFGGWLVQRLMPAR, encoded by the coding sequence ATGTCGCCGAGGGACTTGCTGCTCGCGTTGATCGTCGTGATCGCGTGGGGCGTTAATTTCGTCGTGATCAAGGTCGGCCTGCATGGCGTGCCGCCGATGCTGCTCGGCGCGCTGCGCTTTTCGCTCGCCGCGGTGCCGGCGGTGTTTTTCGTCAGGCGGCCGCAGATCGCGTGGCGGTGGCTGTTCGCCTACGGCGCGACGATTTCTTTTGGGCAGTTCGCGTTCCTGTTCTCTGCGATGTACGTCGGCATGCCGGCGGGGCTCGCGTCGCTGGTGCTGCAGGCGCAGGCGTTTTTTACGCTGATGTTCGCGGCGCTGTTTCTGCACGAGCGCTTGCGCTTGCCGAACGTCGCGGGTCTGCTGATCGCCGCGGCGGGGCTGGCGGTGATCGGCCTGCGCGGCGGCCACACGATGTCGCTCGCCGGTTTCGTGCTGACCCTGTGCGCCGCGTGCATGTGGGCGCTCGGCAACATCGTCACGAAGAAGGTCGGCAAGATCGACCTGGTTGGACTCGTCGTGTGGGGCAGTCTGATTCCGCCGCTGCCGTTTTTCGCGGCATCGTTCGTGTTCGAAGGGCCGCGCGAGATCGTCGCCGCGCTGACCGGCATCAGCGCGCTGTCGATATTCGCGATCGTCTATCTGGCGTTTATCGCGACGTTGATCGGCTATGGCTTATGGAGCCGTCTGCTGTCGCGCTATCCGGCGAGCCAGGTCGCGCCGTTCTCGCTGCTGGTGCCGATCATCGGACTCGCGTCGGCGTCGCTGCTGCTCGGCGAGCAGCTCTCCGCGACGCAGGTGGCGGGCGCGTTACTCGTGCTGGCGGGGCTCGCGGTCAACGTGTTCGGCGGCTGGCTCGTGCAGCGCTTGATGCCGGCGCGCTGA
- the tsaE gene encoding tRNA (adenosine(37)-N6)-threonylcarbamoyltransferase complex ATPase subunit type 1 TsaE: MPVNPDHATLPSAPVLFERAFAFADEAATQAFGARFAQAIESVRAASQPGRQAKPRTASGLVFHGLQVQLIGDLGAGKTTLVRATLRGLGHSGRVRSPTYTLVEPYVLERPAGELTLYHFDLYRFTDPAEWADAGFREYFDSGAVCLVEWPQRAGPLLGVPDLVFSLRLAGGPDANADARVLVARAYSESGKACLERC, from the coding sequence ATGCCTGTCAATCCCGATCACGCGACGCTACCGTCCGCTCCCGTCCTGTTCGAACGCGCTTTCGCGTTCGCTGACGAAGCCGCCACGCAGGCGTTCGGCGCGCGCTTCGCACAGGCGATCGAAAGCGTGCGCGCAGCCTCGCAGCCAGGACGGCAGGCCAAGCCTCGCACCGCAAGCGGCCTCGTGTTCCACGGCCTGCAAGTGCAACTCATCGGCGATCTCGGCGCCGGCAAAACCACGCTCGTGCGCGCGACCTTGCGCGGGCTCGGCCACAGCGGCCGCGTGCGCAGTCCGACCTACACGCTCGTCGAACCGTATGTGCTCGAGCGCCCCGCTGGGGAACTCACGCTCTATCACTTCGATCTGTACAGATTCACCGATCCGGCCGAATGGGCCGACGCGGGCTTTCGCGAGTATTTCGATAGCGGCGCCGTCTGCCTCGTCGAATGGCCGCAACGCGCGGGCCCGCTGCTCGGCGTGCCGGATCTCGTCTTCTCGCTCAGGCTGGCCGGCGGCCCAGACGCAAACGCAGACGCACGCGTACTCGTCGCACGCGCCTACAGCGAATCAGGAAAGGCATGTCTCGAAAGATGTTAA